AAGCAGTAATATAATTTCAAGTCCTGAAGGTGTCAGCCAGCCTGTATTCTAATTTAAACACAAGGAGCATTAACAGATTTATTACATCTTGAGCTGTTCAGTCTTACTGCCACAGCAATTAACTCATCCCACTGTTAAAATTAAGACAGTCTTAAGAATGTTTACTTATAACAAAGTTCCATGTCCCATATTTAAGAAAAAACAGTTAAGCCACAATTCAGGAAAGaatactacaatacagcgagctaTTTCctttttgagattttcactcttcatttTAAACTAAAATATGATTTCGGAGTGGAAACTTGTGAGGATGATTGTTAAATCACTGACTACCACCACTACTGAAAATTTCAGATAGTTTAATTAGTTACTTACCTGCTGGAGGTGAAAAGAAGTTGAAAAATGAATCATTCTGAATGGTCTTTGTAACTGTTCTCACAGCACCTCGAGACTTGTGTTTCTGCTTCTTCTTAATTGTCTTCACTGTAACATTCTTCCCCTTTTTCCAGTCAATAACACACCCCTAAAAATATTTATACTGATGAAAAATTTTGGCTTAAACACAACATACCACTGtacacattcacagaaatttctcccCAGCATACAAATTTATAAGCCAGATTAAAAAAGATTGTAGTATTAGTTCAACGGTCTGCATCAAAAGCTAGCTGGCAACATAAATGGCTTCCACACCAATTCCAAACCATCTCATCTCTGTACACAAATAAGACAATgtcattttttataatttatgaaatGTTCATTTATCACTTTCATACATGCAGAAAACTGGAATACCACATAACTAATCACAGAGGATTGATAACTAACTACTGTCATTCTGTGTACTGGCTATACTTATTgcgtttaaaaaatttgaaaatcttaCATGTTTTGTTCTACACAAATGCTGTTGTCTTAACAAGAATCTTATAAATGAGTCACTACTATAAAGAAGGAAAAATTGTTACATACTTActttacatttaaatatttctgGTCCCTCAAAACTAAAGGGATCACTTTCATCTGGCTTACACTTCATTTCATATTCCTTAGTTAGAACTGAATTGGAGAAGTATTCATTTTGTGAAAAATGAAATTCTAAAACAAATCCCTGGAAGGTAGAGAAAATTCGTCAATCTGAGTCTTTCAGAAACATTAGGCTACATAAAAGTAACATTTTTTTAACTCACCATTGGACTGGACTCCAGAAATATTACTTTAATATCAATTAGATGTTTCAAAATTGGTTCATCATGCTCTTGCACCATTTCAGATAGCAACTGGACATTTTTGAAGATAGTAAGCCAAAAGTCTGGAATGCCCTTAACATCTTCATTTTTATTCACACTGTGAATGAAATATCCAATAATTACACGAAATTCAGTTAACACAAAATCACTATACAAAAACAATTTTGTACATACTCATTTTTATCTCCTTCAGAGTCACCTCCATCAATTTTAACTTTTTTCTTGAGGGCATCACTCACTTCATCAATCTTCTCATCATCAGATTCCCATTCACATTCTGCATCTGTTGGCTCATATAGGCCTGATATCACTTCTCCCCGCTGCAGAAATTAACACAGCATGATTATTACATTTTATAACCACTATCACACAAGAGGACAGAAATATctacaaattaaaaacaaatatatcTTTCTGCAGATTAAACTTCAACTGTTTTAAATGAGTAAACTGTAGTTGACAGTAAATACAAATGATTATATATAAATAGCCTAAAAATTGGTGCAATGGGCAgtcaaatgttttttttctaaacatgttcAAGGAAGCCGAATAATTACATTAGGAAAGTCAACACAGTGTCCCTCAGCATGAGGGAGGCAACAGCAGGTTAGCCTAAGTGAAGAGAGGTTGACAAGAGTTGGAAACTTCAAATTAGTTTTAGCTCCATGTGGTCTACAACTAAACATTAAATTGATAAGATTTTTCATTCTTATTCCTAGGTTCTCTTATTAGTCACAGCTTTTAAATTTGAGACATTCTTGGTACTGTCACTACACTATATCAAATGatcaagtaatttttaaaaaattacagatgtATTAGTGTCTCTAAGAAACCAGAAAAAGTATTTGGCACCActgaaacattttacattcatatgatGCATCATTTCAGAGGTTTTCCCTCAAAGTGGTTTTTACAACATTTGATGAGTGTCATTTGAGTAGAATGTGCACCTGGTTTTTACAACTGTCATGCCTTAGAAATTTGTCTATCTTTGCATACATTGTCCTTTCAGTCAAGCTTCTCCCCTCCAAATGTGTCACCTCTGATACACCAATATCAAAATCTGTCCATACAAAACCAACACTATTTGATACAAACAGCTGAAACACAAGATCGTGCACTTATTATTTGCACATTACTGTCTGCTGGTGGAAGAACTTCTAGAATTATGCTGATAACACTACAAGAAGTAAATCTGTGCAATTATTCTGTAGCAAGTACAGTTACTCAGCCATTCCCTATCCATGATAAACTACAACTGTCACACACACGGGGCTTCATTTATCCCCAATGTACAGTTTAATTAGGGAACTGTTGTGACCATGTGTGATGCCTGAGCactagaaaagcaaagctttcaagCCAGTGGAATTTATTTagtgtataaaaatggttcaaatggctccaagcactatgggaccaaacttaggtcatcagtcccctagaacatagaactacttaaacctaactaacctaaggacatcacacacatccatgccagagtcaggattcgaacttgcgactgtagcggtcgcgcggttctagactatagcgcctttaaccgcttggtatCTAGTGTATATGGGTCATCTATAATTCATATATGTagatacgacttatcttagaagaaagattaaggaaaggcaaacctacgtttctagcatttgtagacttagagaaagcttttgacaatgttgactggaatactctctttcaaattctaaaggtggcaggggtaaaatacagggagcgaaagctatttacaatttgtacagaaaccagatggcagttataagagtcgagggacatgaaagggaagcagtggttgggaagggagtgagacagggttgtagcctctcctcgatgttattcaatctgtatattgagcaagcagtaaaggaaacaaaagaaaaatttggagtaggtattaaaattcatggagaaaaagtaaaaactacgaggttcgccgatgacattgtaattctgtcagacagcagaggactttgaagagcagttgaatggaatggacagtgtcttgaaaggaggatataagatgaacatcaacaaaagcaaaccaaggataatggaatgtagtctaagtcgggtgatgctgagggaattagattaggaaatgaggcacttaaagtagtaaaggagttttgctattttggtcgaagtagagaggatataaaatgtaggctggcaatggcaaggaaagcgtttctgaagatgagaaatttgttaacatccagtattgatctaagtgtcaggaagtcatttctgaaagtattcgtatggagtgtaggcatgtatggaagtgaaacatggacgataaatagtttggacaagaagagaatagaagctttcgaaatgtggtgctacagaagaatgctgaagattagatgggtagatcacataactaatgaggaagtattgaataggattggggagaagagaagtttgtggcacaacttgaccagaagaagggatcggttggtaggacatgttctgaggcatcaagggatcaccaatttagtattggagggcagcgtggagggtaaaaatcgtagagggagaccaagagatgaatacactatgcagattcagaaggatgtaggttgcagtaggtactgggagatgaaaaagcttgcacaggatagattagcatggagagctgcatcaaaccagtctcaggactgaagaccacaacaacagataaGCATGGGTAGTTAATCAAAAATCAATGGTGAAACAGGATGCAAACAAAAAGTAAAAATGGAAGATAAGTTTATACATGCATTAATAGCAATTTTGTTGTAATTTAGGTAATATGATTTAAGGCATGCAATTTACATTTTCAGACACTTACTTTTTCATACAATGGTGAATATAGCTTATGGTATTTGCATTCTAAAAGATGTACTTCTTCATAAAATTTTGCTTCTATGTGGGTAGATTCAAGCTGAAGTTTTTTTAATGCTTTTATTCTTCGTTTCACAGAAGCTGGTAGAGCCTGCAAATTAAAGAAATACatgtgaatacagtaaacagaaccaaccctacacacacacacacacacacacacacacacacacacacacacacacacacacacagattatatGTATATATACGTGGAAAAGATTATGTTCAACACACCTGTCACATAAAAAGAACATGTCTTTACATCTATGTACATACTAAATAAGCAACCATATAGTGCATTGTCGATATCACTTCATACCAAAATTATAATGGTGTACACATACGAAGGTTGTGTGCTGAGGCAACACAGTTTATTTAGCTACTGCATTGTTCATTATGGGTGGCCTACAactaacatggaaagtatgcgACATAAGAAGAGTTTACTGAGCACACATATTTGACTAATCAAGTCAGTGGAATTAGATATCCGACAGTTTAAGTGGTCTAACAGTAGCTTTGTAGGCCTAACTCAACCATCCACATACAGCAAATTTTGTGTTGTCACAGCTATATGAACTTTCACCTGTATCCATTAGTGTCGCACAGCTGAAAGCTGACAAAAACACTGCTGTTGGGTTCCTTCTTAAGCCAACAACAACAGTATTAGTCAGAAAAGTGGTCCACACTGCACATTATTATGAACAATTGCTGGAGAGACTTTTCTGGTAGAGTACACTCATGATGCCATCAAGCATACCCATTCCTTATCGAATACACTGACTTTACTCTCCCAGCACTATCCTATTTCATTCAAATATTATGTAGGTGAATGGAGGAATGACCAGATGTCTATGCTCTGTCTTATTCTCACGATCTGTATGAGACAATGGTGTTAGGGTATCTGCAGAATTCCACAAAGAATAgttacataaaattacataataGGGTGTCACAAGAAGTTGACTTCCTTCCAAAAGTCCCCtaagttaaattttttaaaatcctCTTACATGGGCTATTGCACATTCCCAGAAATCTTCCATTCACCTTTAATATCAATTTTAAGTGTATATTCCATTTCATGTTTTAAAGCAGTTTAAGATTACAGCAAAACCCTTCAATATACTTTTAGCCATATCAAACACTGACCAGAAAAATATAGCAGTGCACCAAATCACAGTCAATTTATGCAGTTACAAAAATGGTATCTAATCAAATTGTCGAAACCGTCCAAGTTTCACAACTCTCAATGTCCTACTGTCAAACATTGAGATTCAAATTTAAGATGATATACTGCAATTAAAATTACTCTAATAGTGTCCATCTGGAGGTAGCAGCTCTTACGATAATCGTTATAAATATTTTAGCAGCATGAAACCACTAATATTAGGAACATAACCCTAAAGCACCAGCACACGGACCGTGCCGAGTTCAATCTGCTGCTGAACACTCAAATTATGCAACTTATGCGAACAGTACATTGGCCCCAATGTGGTATAAGCGATCAGAATGCACTCCAGAGGCAGTAGTGGGGTGGTGTCTAGGTGGTAAATCACACTTTGCTAAACAGGCACCCATAGAATTCCAACATTAGATCTATTAAAATGCATACTTCCTCCactgtccatatgctagtcatgttgttctatatgtaatatacaaaaaaaattcaatatcCATGTATGTGTTTGAAGACAAAAAGGAAATTACCATGCCCAATAAGGACACAGacttaaaagttccattacaaacagtgcaatacaaatttgcagtagttcttgacataagatgaacattatttcatcattcccatattttagtaaaaccccaaggtcattcTTAATTTAAGATTGtacctacccagtagcagaatctttacaacatgtgaattACTAAACTTTAAAGAAAGTAGCAAAATATCCTTACACAAGCAGCGCAAGCTCTCCGGTAGATCAAACAAACTCACTCAATAaaaagtgaacttatatttacataatatactaTACACTCATCTAATAACGTATCAGAACCT
The nucleotide sequence above comes from Schistocerca piceifrons isolate TAMUIC-IGC-003096 chromosome 7, iqSchPice1.1, whole genome shotgun sequence. Encoded proteins:
- the LOC124805011 gene encoding nucleosome assembly protein 1-like 1; amino-acid sequence: MADPERIGDAAEDLEEMEEEEEPTKVAITEEMLQRPEVLAALQGTLHREMMEALPASVKRRIKALKKLQLESTHIEAKFYEEVHLLECKYHKLYSPLYEKRGEVISGLYEPTDAECEWESDDEKIDEVSDALKKKVKIDGGDSEGDKNDVNKNEDVKGIPDFWLTIFKNVQLLSEMVQEHDEPILKHLIDIKVIFLESSPMGFVLEFHFSQNEYFSNSVLTKEYEMKCKPDESDPFSFEGPEIFKCKGCVIDWKKGKNVTVKTIKKKQKHKSRGAVRTVTKTIQNDSFFNFFSPPAVPDDQDAEIDEETRALLTTDFEIGHYIRERIVPRAVLYYTGEALEDEDFEEEEEGEEGEEEEDDDDDPTYKPGNRISVRSGNNPTPGDCKQQ